In Bombus affinis isolate iyBomAffi1 chromosome 11, iyBomAffi1.2, whole genome shotgun sequence, one genomic interval encodes:
- the LOC126922160 gene encoding transmembrane ascorbate-dependent reductase CYB561-like isoform X2 — protein MEQITEPRVNLEGFRPLIVAMEIVGAILIILVAVWCGSYRGGFAWNSNPTLEFNWHPLLMVIGFVFLYANGMLIYRTQRNTRKRRLKLIHAGIMILIVALVVISLVAVFDSHNLQPKPIPNMYSLHSWVGLTSVILFCCQWLAGFLSFLYPGLQLPLRVSYMPIHVYFGIAGFVGVIASCLLGLNEKAFFALGNNYQNLVDEAILINVIGLMLILFGGLAVYLVSQERYKRLPRAEDEALVGGRAQ, from the exons ATGGAGCAAATTACAGAACCACGTGTTAATCTGGAGGGTTTCAGACCCCTCATCGTTGCAATGGAAATCGTTGGAGCTATACTGATAATTCTAGTTGCAGTTTGGTGCGGCAGTTATAGAGGTGGTTTTGCTTGGAATTCTAATCCAACGTTAGAATTCAATTGGCATCCTCTTTTAATGGTTATTGGATTCGTATTTCTATATGCCAATG GTATGTTAATATATAGGACACAAAGAAATACTCGAAAACGAAGATTGAAGCTAATTCACGCAGGCATAATGATATTAATTGTTGCATTAGTTGTAATTTCTCTCGTGGCTGTGTTTGACAGTCACAACTTGCAACCGAAACCAATTCCAAACATGTATAGTCTTCATAGTTGGGTTGGGCTCACTagtgtaattttattttgctgCCAG tgGCTTGCTGGATTTCTATCTTTCCTGTATCCGGGATTACAACTTCCATTACGGGTTTCTTACATGCCAATTCATGTATACTTTGGAATCGCAGGATTCGTTGGTGTAATTGCTTCCTGTCTTTTAGGCCTCAATGAAAAAGCATTTTTTGCTTTAGG AAATAATTATCAAAATCTTGTAGACGAAGCAATATTAATTAATGTAATCGGACTTATGTTAATCCTTTTCGGTGGATTAGCAGTTTATTTGGTATCACAAGAACGTTACAAACGTTTACCTAGAGCAGAAGACGAAGCGTTAGTTGGTGGCAGAGCACAGTAA
- the LOC126922160 gene encoding transmembrane ascorbate-dependent reductase CYB561-like isoform X1, which yields MSTNYPYVYQICLDMEQITEPRVNLEGFRPLIVAMEIVGAILIILVAVWCGSYRGGFAWNSNPTLEFNWHPLLMVIGFVFLYANGMLIYRTQRNTRKRRLKLIHAGIMILIVALVVISLVAVFDSHNLQPKPIPNMYSLHSWVGLTSVILFCCQWLAGFLSFLYPGLQLPLRVSYMPIHVYFGIAGFVGVIASCLLGLNEKAFFALGNNYQNLVDEAILINVIGLMLILFGGLAVYLVSQERYKRLPRAEDEALVGGRAQ from the exons ATGTCAACAAATTATCCATACGTATACCAGATATGTTTAG aCATGGAGCAAATTACAGAACCACGTGTTAATCTGGAGGGTTTCAGACCCCTCATCGTTGCAATGGAAATCGTTGGAGCTATACTGATAATTCTAGTTGCAGTTTGGTGCGGCAGTTATAGAGGTGGTTTTGCTTGGAATTCTAATCCAACGTTAGAATTCAATTGGCATCCTCTTTTAATGGTTATTGGATTCGTATTTCTATATGCCAATG GTATGTTAATATATAGGACACAAAGAAATACTCGAAAACGAAGATTGAAGCTAATTCACGCAGGCATAATGATATTAATTGTTGCATTAGTTGTAATTTCTCTCGTGGCTGTGTTTGACAGTCACAACTTGCAACCGAAACCAATTCCAAACATGTATAGTCTTCATAGTTGGGTTGGGCTCACTagtgtaattttattttgctgCCAG tgGCTTGCTGGATTTCTATCTTTCCTGTATCCGGGATTACAACTTCCATTACGGGTTTCTTACATGCCAATTCATGTATACTTTGGAATCGCAGGATTCGTTGGTGTAATTGCTTCCTGTCTTTTAGGCCTCAATGAAAAAGCATTTTTTGCTTTAGG AAATAATTATCAAAATCTTGTAGACGAAGCAATATTAATTAATGTAATCGGACTTATGTTAATCCTTTTCGGTGGATTAGCAGTTTATTTGGTATCACAAGAACGTTACAAACGTTTACCTAGAGCAGAAGACGAAGCGTTAGTTGGTGGCAGAGCACAGTAA
- the LOC126922136 gene encoding recQ-mediated genome instability protein 1-like isoform X2: MYDIATSKYKQLEHIRNTHISKINLSEEEKMEKWQPPKKRMIQLRLTDGLQDLIGIEYNYISRLNDILLPGYKVMIMGPLKCRKGVLLLEEGKLKGIGGEVDSLLIPNAMENILARALNLSENPDPYSDNETKSNNIEPQVSQIDKVLFEEDFEVNPEDVSKTEDSHNEDRKKSKIENTNAEVKRVQSYENEGILNDNVRFQRGINKANAEIKRILSHENEETLIDDDCFQTETEFTNDKVKTDQSCGNEKILDDDDCFLEMVDEEQFTEASIEQKNIALPFRTLPKEGSDDIIVITDEEAVTDVKYDAFRETREKGSSHLNLKSCIAKTDSSISHSKIGKKQKSSLTNGKKRVSTSPRTTIASKKGRMDKQITEFIRGVNAPEEPKICEFIYDINNEIVTTTTFKTIRGHVKVLGKLTKQDSSWILQATIADGTGTIEVSFSNKILENLLGFSVQEFSSKKKLRKKNPEIEHELRMSFRNAEKEMKALDALLKLELNRDERPTVIEINDLTQEQKEIIDRKVRAFLLENNI, encoded by the exons ATGTATGATATTGCAACATCGAAATATAAACAATTAGAGCATATTAGAAACACTCATATCTCAAAAATAAATCTATCTGAAgaagaaaaaatggaaaaatggcAACCTCCGAAAAAAAGAATGATACAATTACGACTAACAGATGGATTGCAAGACTTAATTGGAAttgaatataattatatatctcGACTGAAT GATATACTATTACCGGGATATAAAGTTATGATAATGGGCCCATTGAAATGTCGTAAAGGTGTTTTGTTATTAGAAGAAGGAAAGTTGAAAGGAATTGGTGGCGAAGTGGATAGCTTATTAATACCTAATGCAATGGAAAATATTTTAGCTAGAGCTCT GAATCTTTCAGAAAATCCTGATCCCTATAGTGATAATGAGACTAAATCAAATAATATCGAACCACAGGTATCACAAATAGACAAAGTCCTTTTTGAAGAAGACTTCGAAGTAAATCCTGAAGATGTTTCTAAGACTGAAGATTCCCATAACGAAGATCGTAAAAAATCGAAAATTGAGAATACTAACGCAGAAGTTAAAAGAGTTCAAAGTTATGAAAATGAAGGAATTCTGAATGATAATGTTCGTTTTCAAAGAGGAATTAATAAAGCTAACGCTGAAATTAAGAGAATTTTAAGTCATGAAAATGAAGAAACGTTAATTGATGATGATTGTTTTCAAACAGAAACTGAATTTACCAACGATAAAGTTAAAACGGATCAAAGTTGTGGAAACGAAAAAATCCTGGATGACGACGATTGTTTTTTAGAGAtg GTTGACGAAGAACAATTTACAGAAGCGTCAATAGAACAAAAAAATATTGCGTTGCCATTTAGGACTTTGCCAAAAGAGGGAAGCGATGACATTATTGTAATAACCGATGAGGAAGCTGTAACAGATGTAAAATATGACGCCTTTAGAGAAACCAGAGAGAAAGGTTCGTCACATTTAAATTTAAAGTCGTGTATTGCCAAGACAGATTCATCGATTTCCCATTCAAAAATAGGGAAAAAACAAAAATCTTCGTTAACTAACGGAAAAAAAAGA GTTTCAACTTCACCTCGTACAACAATAGCTTCGAAAAAGGGTAGAATGGATAAGCAGATTACGGAATTTATAAGAGGTGTAAATGCTCCAGAAGAGCCGAAAATATGCGAATTTATTTACgatattaataatgaaatagTAACAACCACAACTTTTAAAACTATTCGAGGTCACGTCAAAGTCCTCGGAAAACTAACAAAACAAGATTCATCTTGGATTTTGCAAGCTACAATAGCAGATGGTACTGGAACAATAGAAGTTTCTTTCTCAAATAAG ATTCTAGAAAATTTACTAGGTTTCAGTGTCCAAGAGTTTTCATCGAAAAAGAAATTGAGGAAAAAGAATCCAGAAATTGAGCATGAACTTAGGATG aGTTTTCGTAATGCAGAAAAAGAGATGAAAGCTCTGGATGCACTCTTAAAATTAGAGTTAAATAGAGATGAAAGACCAACAGTAATCGAAATTAACGATTTAACTCAGGAacagaaagaaataatagacaGGAAAGTAAGAGCTTTTCTACTTGAAAACAACATTTAG
- the LOC126922156 gene encoding 2-methoxy-6-polyprenyl-1,4-benzoquinol methylase, mitochondrial isoform X1: protein MYMLLSFKYCRKMEKRRLLLNLTKDKRITRVFERCFSDATATNNNEKTTHFGFKTVKESDKAKEVYTVFEKVANSYDQMNDAMSFGIHRIWKDIFIQRLGPTHGTKLLDSAGGTGDITFRYLNYLKNTPNYQDVKSSVTVCDINKNMLDVGKVRAKRLGWTDQNNFNIDWKQCDAEKLPFEDDSYNAYTIAFGIRNVTHIGKVLSEAYRILTPGGCFMCLEFSHVDNNILKWLYDQYSFQIIPVLGTLIAGEWQPYQYLVESIRKFPKQEEFKDMIEVAGFRNVTYENLSSGIVAIHSGFKL, encoded by the exons atgtatatgttgttATCGTTCAAATATTGCAGAAAGATGGAAAAACGAAGACTTCTTTTAAATCTAACAAAAGATAAAAGAATTACTCGCGTCTTTGAGAGATGTTTCTCAGATGCCACTGCAACTAATAATAATGAGAAAACAACACATTTTGGATTCAAAACTGTCAAGGAAAGTGATAAAGCGAAAGAAG tatATACAGTTTTTGAGAAGGTAGCAAATTCGTACGATCAAATGAATGATGCTATGAGTTTTGGAATTCATCGCATTTGGAAAGATATATTCATTCAAAGGCTTGGACCAACTCACGGCACCAAATTGTTAGATTCGGCTGGTGGCACAGGAGATATTACATTcagatatttaaattatttaaagaatACCCCTAATTACCAAGATGTAAAAAGTTCTGTAACAGTTTGTGATATAAATAAGAATATGTTAGACGTTGGTAAAGTAAGAGCAAAAAGATTAGGATGGACAgatcaaaataattttaatattgatTGGAAGCAATGTGATGCAGAAAAGCTTCCTTTCGAGGATGATTCGTATAATGCTTACACAATAGCCTTTGGAATAAGAAATGTAACGCATATTGGAAAG GTACTTTCTGAAGCATATAGAATACTTACTCCGGGTGGTTGTTTTATGTGTTTAGAATTCAGTCACGTAGATAATAATATCTTGAAATG gCTCTATGATCAATATTCATTTCAAATAATACCTGTGTTGGGTACACTCATAGCAGGAGAATGGCAGCCCTATCAATATCTTGTTGAGAGTATTAGAAAATTCCCGAAACAAGAAGAATTTAAA GACATGATTGAAGTAGCAGGTTTTAGAAATGTAACGTATGAAAATTTAAGTAGCGGTATAGTAGCTATTCATTCGGGTTTTAAATTATAA
- the LOC126922136 gene encoding recQ-mediated genome instability protein 1-like isoform X1, whose product MNEDVFRRIKGRLKSEYYSMNNEWLRDCIEFYINQHENPGPEKILQFVKEQWQLSDLRKINNENGCLPCNLSDQKFIILSGNYILQVEQMYDIATSKYKQLEHIRNTHISKINLSEEEKMEKWQPPKKRMIQLRLTDGLQDLIGIEYNYISRLNDILLPGYKVMIMGPLKCRKGVLLLEEGKLKGIGGEVDSLLIPNAMENILARALNLSENPDPYSDNETKSNNIEPQVSQIDKVLFEEDFEVNPEDVSKTEDSHNEDRKKSKIENTNAEVKRVQSYENEGILNDNVRFQRGINKANAEIKRILSHENEETLIDDDCFQTETEFTNDKVKTDQSCGNEKILDDDDCFLEMVDEEQFTEASIEQKNIALPFRTLPKEGSDDIIVITDEEAVTDVKYDAFRETREKGSSHLNLKSCIAKTDSSISHSKIGKKQKSSLTNGKKRVSTSPRTTIASKKGRMDKQITEFIRGVNAPEEPKICEFIYDINNEIVTTTTFKTIRGHVKVLGKLTKQDSSWILQATIADGTGTIEVSFSNKILENLLGFSVQEFSSKKKLRKKNPEIEHELRMSFRNAEKEMKALDALLKLELNRDERPTVIEINDLTQEQKEIIDRKVRAFLLENNI is encoded by the exons ATGAATGAAGACGTATTCAGACGAATAAAAGGTAGATTGAAATCAGAATATTATTCGATGAATAATGAATGGTTGAGAGATTGTATAGAGTTTTACATAAATCAACATGAAAAT CCAGGTCCAgaaaaaattttacaatttgtaaAAGAACAATGGCAACTTAGTGATTTGCGTaaaattaataatgaaaatgGATGTTTACCTTGCAATCTGTCGGatcaaaaatttattattttatctggAAACTATATTCTTCAG GTAGAACAAATGTATGATATTGCAACATCGAAATATAAACAATTAGAGCATATTAGAAACACTCATATCTCAAAAATAAATCTATCTGAAgaagaaaaaatggaaaaatggcAACCTCCGAAAAAAAGAATGATACAATTACGACTAACAGATGGATTGCAAGACTTAATTGGAAttgaatataattatatatctcGACTGAAT GATATACTATTACCGGGATATAAAGTTATGATAATGGGCCCATTGAAATGTCGTAAAGGTGTTTTGTTATTAGAAGAAGGAAAGTTGAAAGGAATTGGTGGCGAAGTGGATAGCTTATTAATACCTAATGCAATGGAAAATATTTTAGCTAGAGCTCT GAATCTTTCAGAAAATCCTGATCCCTATAGTGATAATGAGACTAAATCAAATAATATCGAACCACAGGTATCACAAATAGACAAAGTCCTTTTTGAAGAAGACTTCGAAGTAAATCCTGAAGATGTTTCTAAGACTGAAGATTCCCATAACGAAGATCGTAAAAAATCGAAAATTGAGAATACTAACGCAGAAGTTAAAAGAGTTCAAAGTTATGAAAATGAAGGAATTCTGAATGATAATGTTCGTTTTCAAAGAGGAATTAATAAAGCTAACGCTGAAATTAAGAGAATTTTAAGTCATGAAAATGAAGAAACGTTAATTGATGATGATTGTTTTCAAACAGAAACTGAATTTACCAACGATAAAGTTAAAACGGATCAAAGTTGTGGAAACGAAAAAATCCTGGATGACGACGATTGTTTTTTAGAGAtg GTTGACGAAGAACAATTTACAGAAGCGTCAATAGAACAAAAAAATATTGCGTTGCCATTTAGGACTTTGCCAAAAGAGGGAAGCGATGACATTATTGTAATAACCGATGAGGAAGCTGTAACAGATGTAAAATATGACGCCTTTAGAGAAACCAGAGAGAAAGGTTCGTCACATTTAAATTTAAAGTCGTGTATTGCCAAGACAGATTCATCGATTTCCCATTCAAAAATAGGGAAAAAACAAAAATCTTCGTTAACTAACGGAAAAAAAAGA GTTTCAACTTCACCTCGTACAACAATAGCTTCGAAAAAGGGTAGAATGGATAAGCAGATTACGGAATTTATAAGAGGTGTAAATGCTCCAGAAGAGCCGAAAATATGCGAATTTATTTACgatattaataatgaaatagTAACAACCACAACTTTTAAAACTATTCGAGGTCACGTCAAAGTCCTCGGAAAACTAACAAAACAAGATTCATCTTGGATTTTGCAAGCTACAATAGCAGATGGTACTGGAACAATAGAAGTTTCTTTCTCAAATAAG ATTCTAGAAAATTTACTAGGTTTCAGTGTCCAAGAGTTTTCATCGAAAAAGAAATTGAGGAAAAAGAATCCAGAAATTGAGCATGAACTTAGGATG aGTTTTCGTAATGCAGAAAAAGAGATGAAAGCTCTGGATGCACTCTTAAAATTAGAGTTAAATAGAGATGAAAGACCAACAGTAATCGAAATTAACGATTTAACTCAGGAacagaaagaaataatagacaGGAAAGTAAGAGCTTTTCTACTTGAAAACAACATTTAG
- the LOC126922156 gene encoding 2-methoxy-6-polyprenyl-1,4-benzoquinol methylase, mitochondrial isoform X3: protein MYMLLSFKYCRKMEKRRLLLNLTKDKRITRVFERCFSDATATNNNEKTTHFGFKTVKESDKAKEVYTVFEKVANSYDQMNDAMSFGIHRIWKDIFIQRLGPTHGTKLLDSAGGTGDITFRYLNYLKNTPNYQDVKSSVTVCDINKNMLDVGKVRAKRLGWTDQNNFNIDWKQCDAEKLPFEDDSYNAYTIAFGIRNVTHIGKVLSEAYRILTPGGCFMCLEFSHVDNNILKWLYDQYSFQIIPVLGTLIAGEWQPYQYLVESIRKFPKQEEFKLPHRLLQ, encoded by the exons atgtatatgttgttATCGTTCAAATATTGCAGAAAGATGGAAAAACGAAGACTTCTTTTAAATCTAACAAAAGATAAAAGAATTACTCGCGTCTTTGAGAGATGTTTCTCAGATGCCACTGCAACTAATAATAATGAGAAAACAACACATTTTGGATTCAAAACTGTCAAGGAAAGTGATAAAGCGAAAGAAG tatATACAGTTTTTGAGAAGGTAGCAAATTCGTACGATCAAATGAATGATGCTATGAGTTTTGGAATTCATCGCATTTGGAAAGATATATTCATTCAAAGGCTTGGACCAACTCACGGCACCAAATTGTTAGATTCGGCTGGTGGCACAGGAGATATTACATTcagatatttaaattatttaaagaatACCCCTAATTACCAAGATGTAAAAAGTTCTGTAACAGTTTGTGATATAAATAAGAATATGTTAGACGTTGGTAAAGTAAGAGCAAAAAGATTAGGATGGACAgatcaaaataattttaatattgatTGGAAGCAATGTGATGCAGAAAAGCTTCCTTTCGAGGATGATTCGTATAATGCTTACACAATAGCCTTTGGAATAAGAAATGTAACGCATATTGGAAAG GTACTTTCTGAAGCATATAGAATACTTACTCCGGGTGGTTGTTTTATGTGTTTAGAATTCAGTCACGTAGATAATAATATCTTGAAATG gCTCTATGATCAATATTCATTTCAAATAATACCTGTGTTGGGTACACTCATAGCAGGAGAATGGCAGCCCTATCAATATCTTGTTGAGAGTATTAGAAAATTCCCGAAACAAGAAGAATTTAAA CTTCCTCATCGGTTATTACAATAA
- the LOC126922156 gene encoding 2-methoxy-6-polyprenyl-1,4-benzoquinol methylase, mitochondrial isoform X2: MEKRRLLLNLTKDKRITRVFERCFSDATATNNNEKTTHFGFKTVKESDKAKEVYTVFEKVANSYDQMNDAMSFGIHRIWKDIFIQRLGPTHGTKLLDSAGGTGDITFRYLNYLKNTPNYQDVKSSVTVCDINKNMLDVGKVRAKRLGWTDQNNFNIDWKQCDAEKLPFEDDSYNAYTIAFGIRNVTHIGKVLSEAYRILTPGGCFMCLEFSHVDNNILKWLYDQYSFQIIPVLGTLIAGEWQPYQYLVESIRKFPKQEEFKDMIEVAGFRNVTYENLSSGIVAIHSGFKL; this comes from the exons ATGGAAAAACGAAGACTTCTTTTAAATCTAACAAAAGATAAAAGAATTACTCGCGTCTTTGAGAGATGTTTCTCAGATGCCACTGCAACTAATAATAATGAGAAAACAACACATTTTGGATTCAAAACTGTCAAGGAAAGTGATAAAGCGAAAGAAG tatATACAGTTTTTGAGAAGGTAGCAAATTCGTACGATCAAATGAATGATGCTATGAGTTTTGGAATTCATCGCATTTGGAAAGATATATTCATTCAAAGGCTTGGACCAACTCACGGCACCAAATTGTTAGATTCGGCTGGTGGCACAGGAGATATTACATTcagatatttaaattatttaaagaatACCCCTAATTACCAAGATGTAAAAAGTTCTGTAACAGTTTGTGATATAAATAAGAATATGTTAGACGTTGGTAAAGTAAGAGCAAAAAGATTAGGATGGACAgatcaaaataattttaatattgatTGGAAGCAATGTGATGCAGAAAAGCTTCCTTTCGAGGATGATTCGTATAATGCTTACACAATAGCCTTTGGAATAAGAAATGTAACGCATATTGGAAAG GTACTTTCTGAAGCATATAGAATACTTACTCCGGGTGGTTGTTTTATGTGTTTAGAATTCAGTCACGTAGATAATAATATCTTGAAATG gCTCTATGATCAATATTCATTTCAAATAATACCTGTGTTGGGTACACTCATAGCAGGAGAATGGCAGCCCTATCAATATCTTGTTGAGAGTATTAGAAAATTCCCGAAACAAGAAGAATTTAAA GACATGATTGAAGTAGCAGGTTTTAGAAATGTAACGTATGAAAATTTAAGTAGCGGTATAGTAGCTATTCATTCGGGTTTTAAATTATAA